The genomic segment CTTTCTGAATGTGACTTTAACTTTACTTTCTCATTAAGCCACATTGAATGTCTTCTGAAAAAGCATGGATACAGTCAACAGGGAGaccaaagcaaaatgaatgataTAAAGCTCCAGGTTTGTGCATTTTGCTATGCTTTTTGCTAGGCTCAGTTACTACTGGGTTTTCAATACATTTTGCTTTAGAacagcggttctcaaactttgTGCGCCCATTGTCCAACCCAGTATTCAAAGACCATCACTTTCTTTATTTCAGCTGTagatttatatattaaattaataattcaacCTGAAAACCTAATTTCTGTAATCGTTTATGCATGTTTCATTGTAGATGTTTCTTTGTTATCTCCAAAATACACTGCAAgataatatctgtaaattagcaattttctctattttgtgatttatgtttttattttttccttttgaaTTGTATTAAAGGACCTTGAcctttctttcaacaacttttaatcttgaaaagtctgcaaaagtgacttacaatttatataattgtCTGTGTTGGACACGTACGGTACAAAAAGCTTGTAATAAACTGACAGTACATGTTATGTTATTTTACCTtaattctctatatattatttattatacatcaTTACAATctactaaaatgttaatataagtcactttgttaaacttcagagttgaatttttaatataaaaagtcgacaaagcagagatcgagcttccataatgcaattcacaactgtaaataaacagaaaaacacttgtgaatcacaaaatacagttaATAACTGTTAATGAAAGGATTTTTAGTGTAGGAAATTAGGAACAAAttctatagaagtcagtggttaccagcAACTgtttggtttccaacatttttaaaaatatctatttttgtttaGCAAAGAAAGCATCTCAAGGATGCAACAAGTAGAGAGAGAGTACATGACGacaattttatttttgagtgaaatatCCTTCTAGGATTAatttagaaattagtttattaaattcatttaaacaaCAAAGTCATATAGCAGgatgtttgagaaccactgttctaaaaATAGATGCCTCAACAACATCACACTAACTGGTAGCTCTTACACTGTTATTTTGTAGGTGAAGCTGATGTGTACAGATCACATCATTACACAGAAAATGCTCTTAATGGAAGATCGGGAGCAGCAGCAGATGTTATTGTGCTGAATTTACAGTTTCATTTGCTCTACTACACCAAAACATTAAAATCTTTCAATGTGTTaccaccaagcggcaacctcctgccctccctcgtgaagcaaatacagaagtaactgaaatttctattgaccccactgttaaaatggcccattttacagcagaaaaaaaggtgtttacagcctggtacaaagaaggattttggttcatatagctaatattacccttcatgacaagtgtgagggggtgaattgttttataactcatctgtttcctatatattaggttatattaagtttgcataattaagggcatggccacttgagtgacagctaggtctcgctggtcgctgtCACTTCACCTTAGCtaattccggctgattagctgctgaactctgcatatacattctattttagttttgttttatttggctttacacagtcaattgctttttggaattatttattacaaatatcagatgatatgggatgctgtatgcacttaattgtgctcacaaaccattcacgtgcccTCCATTTCCAgagtgagtgaaattatatacttataccatctctataaatgtatgttttatttaagatcctATTCTTATTCTTTAGACttgtaaagcactccagaatctgacaaatTGATGAACTGTAGGCTATAGACAGGTCCAGACAGAATCAGCGgacgtttttgctatttctgctgagaattttggtaaaaatctgtggatttctgcggaattattttgggagtatccagcggagtatcataactaaaaccttaatatattaaataaaaaagtagcaaattactgaataaaaactgaataaattcaggtTTAcatatttactcaagtaaataaacagaattaataatgggctaaaaatctgcagaaatctgcggaaaatctgcggaattctgcacgtgcagattccgtgtgggcctagctatAGAACAATATCTGAATCGCTGTCATTCAGTGTCATGGCTGGATCTTATAAATAGCTTTGCATTTACCAACACAGACtgtatttgaagtgtttggaagtaatttgtgcATTGCTCCAGTAGAAAAACATCCTAAGAACAATGTTtggtggctcaatgtattacaacagtgtttttaaaagactaaactctttattgctatagttgaaaaccaagcacatgtggtcagaacacaagtgagtcgcaggtaataaagtattaaccAAATGCTAGCAGGTATCTGTAGCTCCGCcactttgcccttgtttggtgtTCCCAGGGCGCtgcgatgacgcgcgaacaaaatggtgatggttggccacgcctactggtagcttcttttgggttctttagaaacctatgggtgacgtcacggacactaggtccatatcttttacagtgtatggttACCACCGCAGTCACTGATGTTCAGGCTAGATGGCTAATAATGTCTAGAAAGAAATTCTTAGTAGGATCAGATATCCAACCAATCAGATATTCACGACTTATTTTACACTCATGGCAAACAAAACCCTCAAATTTTGGCTTAAAATATGGACCATTTAATTGCACTTATTTAATATAGATACACAAAAGAAAATAGTAaacatgtatatttacatattgcTGAAGTATATGAAATATAAACCCAACCAGTTCTTTTAGAAACTATGAAAGCATGTTAGATGTATACACAAACAAGATTCAGTAAATGGATACTATACCTAATAACCGATGTGTTCATTTTATTCTTAAATACATTATTCAGCTAGACATGTCCCTAATATTGGTCTGTGGTTGTCCTCGTCGCTTAAGGACTTGCTTGTACAGGTTCTCGACCTCAGTGACATGAGCCAGCAGTTGAGTTCTGGCTTTGCTCTGATGgagtaaaaaacaaatatatgaatattataGGATCTACATTTTACATATGACAGGTTGTGgataaattatatgtaaataataacTAGAAAGCTTAATATACAAAAGTCTTTAAATGAAAAGAAAGTGAAATTTGATCATGACAGCAAACAGTTTGAAAGTGTGGtcagagtttttattttataaatattaaatatactcTTCATTTTTAGATACCACAATACCAACATTTAACTTTAGAAATTTATATTTGGCGTAATAAGCCTGATTTTCAACTGTTCAATTTCAATAATTGTCAATTTCTGAGAGAAATAAAGagatttaaataactatttttattCGATTTgtggaagaaatgttatcagacatttatagaaaacaaatattaaccaATATATTTTTCCAGAgctatacagtacacacacacacacacacacacacacacacacacagagccaaAAGACTACTACACTTACCAGATTAGTTAAATGATGGTCAGTAGTCGGAATTGCTCGAACCATCTCAATTTTCACATCTAAGTTCTGAACGAACTCCACCACCATCCGCATGAGCTCTACCACATACCTGTACATAAAGATATGGTGAAATAATCAAAAATCAATACCGTTACCAAACATGATCATAcaaaaaagtgtggttataaacTGTGCGGGGCAGTGACCTGTGCAGATCAGCCTGAATGGGCAGGTTCTGCTGACACAGAGGCTTTGTGAGTCTCTCTCGCAGGACTGTCTGTTCTCGCAGCACCTCCTGAAGGTGAGAAGTGAACTGTTGCAAGGAAGCAAACCTTTGACCTCAAAACAAGACACACTCATTAGTACAATTGGTAAAGTATGCGTGGACATTTACAATGAAATGTTAACATGCAACACTTACTGAGATAATGATTGTGAGCCACGTCTGCACAGTCTCTTTCCAGATTCAACAGCTCTAAATCTAAATTAGCCTAAAACAACATG from the Danio rerio strain Tuebingen ecotype United States chromosome 17, GRCz12tu, whole genome shotgun sequence genome contains:
- the haus2 gene encoding HAUS augmin-like complex subunit 2 (The RefSeq protein has 4 substitutions compared to this genomic sequence), producing MNSWDPITYTVTPAAKILARCVAAGTMTQQELDAVPQDSEIFSSSLLEAEQLNRIRQDLDQANLDLELLNLERDCADVAHNHYLSQRFASLQQFTSHLQEVLREQTVLRERLTKPLCQQNLPIQADLHRYVVELMRMVVEFVQNLDVKIEMVRAIPTTDHHLTNLSKARTQLLAHVTEVENLYKQVLKRRGQPQTNIKDMSS
- the haus2 gene encoding HAUS augmin-like complex subunit 2 isoform X1 produces the protein MNSWDPITYTVTPAAKILARCVAAGTMTQELDAVPRDSEIFSSSLLEAEKLNRIRQDLDQANLDLELLNLERDCADVAHNHYLSQRFASLQQFTSHLQEVLREQTVLRERLTKPLCQQNLPIQADLHRYVVELMRMVVEFVQNLDVKIEMVRAIPTTDHHLTNLSKARTQLLAHVTEVENLYKQVLKRRGQPQTNIRDMSS